The Xyrauchen texanus isolate HMW12.3.18 chromosome 13, RBS_HiC_50CHRs, whole genome shotgun sequence genome contains the following window.
CAAGGGAAAAAACAGCTTCCACCTAGTGATGGACAACAAGGTCCTATGTGTCGACCGGTGAGGTGTCTTCGGTAACTATCTGGATGAGTGTAGTGGATGATTCCATTTCGTCTGCTATGTCTTCATCTTCTGCTTCCTCTTCCTCATCTTCCTGGCTCTGTTCATCTTTTTCCGTGCCCTCTGAGTCCTCCTCCTCTAACGTGAGCTCAAACTGAAACTTGTCGGGCCCTGATCCCCCACCGTTGCCCTCCTTGTCGGGCTGGTAGAATGGTGGTGAAGGGCTCTGAGGAATCATGCTCTGGTACCAGTTCCGATTATCCTCCAGTGTGTCCAGGATATCCTGGGCATCCGGATGCACCAAGTCAGCCCAGGTTTCCCACAGCGGGTGAACGATGTAGTCAATAAATCCCACctaaaaagagagaaacattttagatgtcatttaaaaaaaaaaaaggctctaCAGCCCTCTAAGTTAAAGGGTAATTTGTTGCATATTAGACTGGTAACAAACCTGTGATTTCTCAACTGAAGCCGTGTGTTTATCGCACATGGGACTGATCTCCATGCCACGTTCCCTCTCTCTGTCGCCCTGGTGAAAGAACTCATCCATGATACGGTCAGTCCATTGGCGGTACAGTTCTAGAGACTTGGTGGGATTGCTCAGGTCGGCACAGTGAACCATATTCCTCAGAACCTGCAATAACATCTCAATTCAGTTTTTCAGATATGAACTGTGGGCCAATTGACTAGTCCATTCCAATTCCTCGTGTTCTTGTAATTTATCCTAATCATCTCAAATTGAGTACAGTACAGTAAGTGAAGAACACAAAGGAGCAAGTTGGAGATCGTAAAAGGGTCAGAGTGGGTCGATTTCCTAATGATCCAATCTGGCTTGGACACTCTGAACTCTAATTAGTTTAATTAAGAATGAATGGAGGGCAAGGTGAACTGTACCTGTATCCTATCTGTGTAATTGTCCAAAAGCAGCACTCCTGAGCTGGTCACTTTCTTTGTCTCTACCATTGTCTTCAGATCAGCCAATAAGCTCATGTGCTTAGACATGTCTGTGGCCAGTACCtgaaaaaaagacacatttaagcatatgagCATCTAAAGAATTATATTGTGAAAATGGTAAAataatgttaacctaaaaaagtGGTAGCAACTAAATTGActggtaaaaaaatataatttaacatgcCTGAAACAAATTGAAAAATCTAGTTTCACACAACTATTTCCCACTGACAGATCAAGTAGAAACAGCAtgttaaggtaacaattgcagtttACCACTTTTTTAAAGTGTAGAAGGCTTGAGTACAGTTTGAAAAATCTCACCATGTCAATGACCATTTTTCGGAGGGATTGCCTCTGTTTCTTGGTGAGGTTCTGGAAGATGTCACAGTTCTCCTCCTGGAGAAGTTTGAAACCCACGGCTAAGTGGTGGTTCTCCAAAACCGACTCATCATTATACATGAGTGCTAGCTCGGAATCTGAAAGAAATTATGCATTGGTTGCAATCAATCCATGTTTCTCCAGAAACTCTATGTTGAGAGCAGAGCTATAGAGTGGGATCTGTGGGAACTCACTTGTATTGATGAGAAACTGGTTTGAAACACCTGGATGGTCCACATCATGGATGGCTGCAGCAAAAATGGCAGCCAGGATCTCAAGATCAGTGAAGACAGCCTGTTTAAGAAAGGAACAATGGTGAAtagcttgaaaaaaaaaaccatcaTTTACACAACAAAGCTCCTCTTTGCCATTAAGATGAAGGCACTTAAACATGGTGGTTACTCATGCACACTTGCAAAAAGTGTTCTTACATCTAATGCAGGTGTGGACAGCAGAATGTGAGTTGACTGGGCTACATCAGCAGCATGAAGACTGTTGTGATAGGACACATCTTGGTGGTAGTGATCCTCCAGGGTCATCATATACATTACAAATGTATCAGCCGGTATTTTAAATGTCTTAAGCAAGTCTCGTTCCTATCAAAAGAAAGAAGTAACACATTGATATTGCAaattaaaaactgtaaaatgttgtaAGTTGCAGACTAGGAGGAAGTCTTACCTGGAAAATTGCGTACATAATGCAGGTGAGAGGCCGATTGTTTGAATACTCTGAAACAGTAAAGATGTTCAGGCCCCATTTGTTCAGGTCTTCTAATTCCTGAAAGAGGTAAAAAGGAATGAATTCTCTAGGAATTCTCAAAATCGAACAGCACGTCAAACAGTGAGTAGCAACCAGTCTTTTCCATACCTTTGACAGTAGATCCTCTTTGTCAGTTTTGACGCCAAATCGAGCAATGCCGCAGTTGAGGCTAGGCCCGTGGGAGACCTTCTTTACACCACTGATCTGAGTCATCAactgctttttctttttctcccggGCTTTTGGTGTAGGCGAGGGAATCTCCATCTCATTCTGTTTTTCTGTGAGGAACAGCGAGACCAAATAGATTAGAATGATTTTGGCTACTTTCCTATTAAGCATATAGTGCAAAATTTGAGAAAAACACTTCAGTAACTGATCCTGACAACAAAACGCCAAGAAACTGAGATGTTTCTCAAATCTATCTGTTCTATCCATCTCATGCTCACTTAGTTGAGAGTGTCACTTGTTGCCAGATCACATTCCAGAGTGCTCAATCTCTTCATTGTAGTTTCCACACAGACGAGACACTTACATGCCCTAACAAAAGCCCATTGTTGGAAAACCGGTGGCCGTGTATTGAATTTCCCAGAGTGACGCAAGCAGGCGACTTTGGCCCAGGTGCAGTGCCACAGCTGAATAGCTCACATCTGCAGTGTATGTGTGCTTTTTGGGAATTCATTGCCTACAACCAGGGCAGAAAAGTCAGCCACTCAGAGCGACTTGAGACCTGTGCCTTGCCACTGAGCTATTCAAGTGGGGCTCACCCctcctttccttctcctccttttAGACTCTCCATTTTAACTGTGACACAGCTGTCAACAAATCTATGTGGGCGACCCCACGTCTGTGCCTTCAATGGGATCTCATGAGAATTCGTATGTATTCTTATGTAAAGTTTGGTTCTAGCAAATGTACATTCTCTTACGTTTGCATATACACTAAACGTGATAAACAttgacatattgacagcatctaaatgtCATCATTTTACGTATTAACATCTATAGCAACTGACAAATGTTTACATGTACGGTTGGCAAGGATTAAAATGGAATAATTCATAGAATTTGGCAATGtttctgaataaattattgtgattcaATTTTTCTGCCTTTTACgtgttttatatgcttaataaatggttatggttaggtttaggagtacaGTAGGTGTGGCATaacattttctacattttagatgctttcaaacatCCTTATTGTGCATTTAATGTCTATCCAAATgtccaaaatgtacatttaaatattacaaatattaacatacaaatagcTATTTATATGAATGAGATCAGGCTAATGCCTTATATGGCATTTACAAAGGTCAACCCTCAGGTGATATCAAATGACAAACAATGTTAATAGAAGTGCAGAATTATCTTGAGACTGAAAATTTCATCTGAGAAATTTAAATTTAATCTTAatcatctttttttattaaaaaatctaaacatcctcaaaacaaaatacatttatttgggaAGCAAAGTTGCATCAGATATGAAGACTTTTTTTAGATCTTGAATTAATTCATTTTagtaaatattaactttttttttttttacaaaaatcaaTTTATTGCCAGTGGTTTAAggtaaataaacttaattcaagataaatTCTCTAAACATAAGTCATATTATCTTAGTCAGtttttcttctcaagtaaattaattttgttttataaatgtttagatatttttactgaaaagtaatacataaatattgattaatGAATGTGTGCAGTGAATAACTCATTCATTAGGGTTAGGCTATGAAAATCAATCATGACTGTTGGAGATTTCATCATTGAAATATTCCATTTATGAGATCCAAATCCAAGCCAATGGGTTATGAGCAGACGGTATTCTTATTCCCATTTTGTCAAGCCCCACAAGGCTTACTTGGTTACTCAGATAAAATAGTTCTCTCTTGTCATAAACCACTGGCACATTGTTGGAAGAGTGTAATAATGCCTGCTAATAGCCTTTGATGTGTTGTGAAATGAGAAGAGGTGAAATGTAAGGGTTGGTTATTATCCACTTCCCTCTGTTAAACACTAACCCGTGCCGTAATCACCACTGCAGTCATTCAGATGGGCTTCTATCCTCTCTAATGACTGAAGACATGTGAGGACATCCCATTAGGATGACAGCCCGTCAGAACAGAAATGGATGGAGATGAGGGAGCACTTGTTTCTCTTTAATCTTGATTCTCTTGTGGTAAAACTACAGCTAATAAATAGAAAATGCCTCCCATATGATCCTTATGAAACATTCGCCATGCTCATTACAGCCAATTTGCCTATTTTCTCACAAACGTCCATCACAGTTATTTTCATGCCAACTTGCTCCTCTTCCTCTGCCTCCCTCCTCTCAGGATTCATTGTCACATGCCACCCTCATGCCTCCTTCTCATCTCCAAAACCAAACAACCAAAGGCAAGCCACATGCATAggctgtgtgtgcagatgcaagataaaaaatacataatatttggGTAAGATTTAATCTAGCTATCTCTGCTATACTTGCTCGCTTTGATTGAGACAGGCAGTGAACAGTGAAATAAGAGAGGCATGAAGAGAGCAGCCACACGTGAGGCAGCGCACAGATGTTTCAAAACTTAATctcagtcaaatcaaatcactttaaatCCTAAAAAATCCTGCAACCCAGATGGCAAATCATTACTgtcaaaaaaaaatcaatgtagGTAACCTGTTGGCAAATAGCTTTTCTTGTTTTAACAATAAACCTAACAAACTTTCATTTGATTTCTGCTTAAAACAAGACAATAATGGGTGATATCTTTTTGGGCAAATTGCCAGTCAAGAGTGCAATACTGCTGCGAAAAGGTGTATGTCGAGTGTGTGCGTGTCTCCTTGAGAGCACAGAAACTGGATGAGTCACAGGTTCTCTTGCCTGGATGTCCAGAGCTGGGGGTTTCACCATCAGCATCACTGTACAGCAGGATCCCATCCCCCTCTGTCTCCCCCTCCCTCCCCTAATTTAACTCTCTTTTCCACCCTCCCCTTCCTTTTTCCAACTGCTACATTGGGGATATCTCTCCACTGTGCAAATATGAGAGTCAGATACCATCTCATGGCATTCCACAAACAAAACAAGCCTTTATATTGTGTGCCTAATCTTTTAATGCACAAATTTCCTCTGTTTACGGATATTTACagactttttgtgatttttttaattaatctgaTTTATTTTCCTATTCTGTGGCTTCTGTTGTTTTGTCTGGTCTTCACCAACTATCAGTTCAGTTCTGAAAATGACGCATCCCAAATTTGCTCAATAATGGCAAGTGTAAAGCCAATGTTAAGTTATGCTGCGTGTAAGTGTTCAAGTGTATGTAAGAGTGAATGTATAAGTGATTACCTAGGAAGGTGTTGGAGATGAACTCCGACACCTGGTTGCCAGATCTACTCATCTCAGAGAGGTGCGTCAGCTCCCTGTTCAACATTCTCTTGAACTGGAAAAGACAGAGAGGGAGATACATTAGTCAAAACCCTGAAAACAGGTTAAACATTGAGCCTTCACTAGGGCTGCAATTCTAGGATGCCctgcaaaaaacatttttaacattcatttatatatacGTGCATTGGCACCTCAATGTGCTATAGGCATTTTCGTTGtttaataatatcaaataaatgtCTAATAATATTGCATATCTTAATATCTTGTCCTAAATATCTAATCCTAAATACTGTAATTACCTAATATTAAATGCAGATACGTAGAGAAAAAGACTGAAATGTCGTAAAAATGTCAGGTAGATATTGGTTGctatatcatattttttaattgCAATTATTCAACTGTTTGCCAAGTTCTGATTTACACATAGACTGTAAAGATTATAAAGAATGTATAGTATGTACCACAAGCAATTTTGTGGTTCCATAAATGACGCAATGTTGgtgagaaataaataaacaaatgcatatataattaaataagttGAAAAATGGCAGCCATATCCTGCGCCACATCTCTGaattttaaagattaaaagaaTAAAGGAtacatcacaaaaacaaaaccaatATATCTGTTTTTGACATCCAAATTAACATCTCAGCTAAATTAAAACAGAATCATCTGAAATAAACAGCCCAAAACAGTGATCAGATCTAGACATTCCTGCACAGGAAACCACACAGAGAGATGTGCAGTAGGTATTCCTCTTCACTGTCTTTCCAGACCACCATCAAACACAATTACGAACCCATCATCCACCATCCCACCAAAAACAGCTTATTAGCCACATACACACCTTAATGTAACCCCAGGATACAGAGAGAAGGTAATTGGCCTCAGGCATTTTGGATCGTATTTAATCTCCCGAAATCCACAACAGCACACTCCTATACCACGAAAGGAATCAGCCAGAGAGAGGCAGACGAAAGGGATTCTTCTAGTTGGGAAAACGAAAAATCCCCTCTTCTCTCCTCTACTCTGCTTGGTATGGATTAGTAGCTCAGGAGCAGACACAAACTGTCGCCGTGGCGGCTCTCAGCTGAATCACTCCAGCGTAGACTCTCCATGGCTGCGGATGGGAACGAGGGGCGAGAGTGGACGCTAGCCAGGATGGGAACACCCGTCCTGGGCTGGAGGATCCGGAGAGTGTCGAGAGTTGGAACCGATGCGGAGGGTCTGAAAATGGCAATGAATTATGGAGAAGCTGAAGGAGTGGAGCGGAGGGAGGGATGAGGGAAAAAGAAACACTGGGATGCTCATCTGGCTGGAGGGGGGTCTTCCTCTGCTGGATTAGTGCCGCTCCAGTGCTGCAGTACGTTCTAGCTCTCTCATCATCTCTCTCagtctttctccctctctttctgctCCCCTCCCTCTCTCATGTCTCTCCTGTTCTCTAGTCTGTCAGCCCCAGCAACATGCTTCACACAGCACATATGATTTGACAGAGAGATGGGAAAGGAGGGGGGAGCCCCCTGATTTTTTATGCAGGGAAAGAAAGAGCGAGAGAAAAAGCCATAAAGGGAGGTCTAAGGAAGCCCTCGCCTTTTTGCAAGCAATTCATCAACCTTCATCCTTGAGGGATTCCTAATAGAATAAAACATTAAGCCCTTTTATATCCATTTAAGTGACATAAGAATGAAGGTGAGAGCTTCAGATGAACTATGTTCTCTTTACCCTATTTGGGTTTTCTAAAAACTTAGGATAGGCTCTTTTTTATTGCATTCCCATAATGAATGAGAGCGGGGGAGAGGACAGAAAAAGACTTGGATAATTgcctccctttttttttttcggtGACATcaaacccccaccccccatcTACCTGAACACCAATTACCAACATCCCAATGCCATGGCAACAGCATCATGTGACATGGGCTGTTGCTGCAGTTTACATCCCTCCCTGCCCTAAAACGATGGCTGCCCAGTGATCAAGAGGACCCCAGTGCATTTCAATATCATCTACCATATACTGCCAAACCAAGTCCTAATTTATTTGAGTGGTGAGGAGGCAGATGGCCAGAATCAATGAGATGTCCTTGCTATAGCCCACAGAATCCATTGACAGGAAAAGTCCCAGCGGATACGACCGATACATTTGCTGTAGGCTGTCCTAATCGTCGTGCTCACAGATGACTGATAACCCTACCCAAAAATGATGCAATACCGAGTCAACAGAAAGTAGATGCGCATCGATTCATCACTGATATACAGTAGCGGAAAAAGTATGTGGATCCTTCGGATTTAATACCTAGATTGCTGCataaattggtcataaaatcgGGCAAGCACACACTGTAAGAAATGCTTTATCAGGTAACCTACAAATGTGCTTCATAAGGTCACATCTAAATTGACAGTTTTGATCAAGTCAAAAATACCACTTAACATCATTAAATTAACCTGAAAACATTAGGTTACACTAGCAAACCAAATTTTAACGGTTAGGAATAGTAGGAATGTAGGAATGGCTCCTTAAAGTAACAATAaccattttttacagtgcagtctTCTTAAAAACAGTCTTCTTAAATACATTTGCAACTGTGCTACATTgatattattaatgttaatggTTGTATGAAAGGTGTTTTTCGACCCTCAAAGCAAGGAAGTTGGTCTCAGATTTGTGGAATTATCCTGAGGAGAAATGAGGAGGAGCTAAAGAGGATTCATAAAATGATTTCGGATTTTCTTCAGAACTGAGAAAGAGTGTGTGCGTCTGTATTCGTTGCATGAGAAAAAGAGTGTGGGAGGGAGaaaggagagaagagagagatggCGAGAGGGGGAAGAGAAAGATGAAAAATCGCGGTGAATCTCTCTGCATTATGCTGCAGTGGGGGTTCCTCGGCTGTGTATGAGGCATCTAGTCAGAGATGTAAACAACTTTGACATATCAAAGACGTGCTGCTTTCCACGCCTCACATTTCTCCATATCATCTTTATGAACAAATCTATGTGAGCATCTCTCTCTAAGTCCTGTGAGAAACATGACTGTAGGGGGCGGATGTGCACTGAATTCTGCTCTAAGATCAATGAAGGTGAATGAAGGGAGAATTTCATTTTCAAAGACCTTCAATCTTCATTTAGTAGAG
Protein-coding sequences here:
- the LOC127654087 gene encoding cAMP-specific 3',5'-cyclic phosphodiesterase 4B-like isoform X2, producing MSSNELSAPELDPCIRTFKEHMHLELEPPRLGTGNKLMTSPKISPRSSPRLFRKLMVNKGSRHRRRFTVAHTCFDVENGPSASCSPLDTQASPGSGLVLHTNFPGHNQRRESFLYRSDSDYDLSPKSMSRNSSIASELHGDDLIVTPFAQVLASLRSVRNNFTVLTNVQCASNKRSPVSNQPPITRMCLPDESYQKLAVETMEELDWCLDQLETIQTYRSVSDMASNKFKRMLNRELTHLSEMSRSGNQVSEFISNTFLEKQNEMEIPSPTPKAREKKKKQLMTQISGVKKVSHGPSLNCGIARFGVKTDKEDLLSKELEDLNKWGLNIFTVSEYSNNRPLTCIMYAIFQERDLLKTFKIPADTFVMYMMTLEDHYHQDVSYHNSLHAADVAQSTHILLSTPALDAVFTDLEILAAIFAAAIHDVDHPGVSNQFLINTNSELALMYNDESVLENHHLAVGFKLLQEENCDIFQNLTKKQRQSLRKMVIDMVLATDMSKHMSLLADLKTMVETKKVTSSGVLLLDNYTDRIQVLRNMVHCADLSNPTKSLELYRQWTDRIMDEFFHQGDRERERGMEISPMCDKHTASVEKSQVGFIDYIVHPLWETWADLVHPDAQDILDTLEDNRNWYQSMIPQSPSPPFYQPDKEGNGGGSGPDKFQFELTLEEEDSEGTEKDEQSQEDEEEEAEDEDIADEMESSTTLIQIVTEDTSPVDT
- the LOC127654087 gene encoding cAMP-specific 3',5'-cyclic phosphodiesterase 4B-like isoform X4, with protein sequence MPEANYLLSVSWGYIKFKRMLNRELTHLSEMSRSGNQVSEFISNTFLEKQNEMEIPSPTPKAREKKKKQLMTQISGVKKVSHGPSLNCGIARFGVKTDKEDLLSKELEDLNKWGLNIFTVSEYSNNRPLTCIMYAIFQERDLLKTFKIPADTFVMYMMTLEDHYHQDVSYHNSLHAADVAQSTHILLSTPALDAVFTDLEILAAIFAAAIHDVDHPGVSNQFLINTNSELALMYNDESVLENHHLAVGFKLLQEENCDIFQNLTKKQRQSLRKMVIDMVLATDMSKHMSLLADLKTMVETKKVTSSGVLLLDNYTDRIQVLRNMVHCADLSNPTKSLELYRQWTDRIMDEFFHQGDRERERGMEISPMCDKHTASVEKSQVGFIDYIVHPLWETWADLVHPDAQDILDTLEDNRNWYQSMIPQSPSPPFYQPDKEGNGGGSGPDKFQFELTLEEEDSEGTEKDEQSQEDEEEEAEDEDIADEMESSTTLIQIVTEDTSPVDT
- the LOC127654087 gene encoding cAMP-specific 3',5'-cyclic phosphodiesterase 4B-like isoform X1, which translates into the protein MRKSRSVLTVSPNEDSKEPQDCRLSESFTSSGCTLGVDLFRRRRRFSGNLQLPPLSWRQAERSRSPDEEIMARPTTLPFITPPRIDITPVDSECFDVENGPSASCSPLDTQASPGSGLVLHTNFPGHNQRRESFLYRSDSDYDLSPKSMSRNSSIASELHGDDLIVTPFAQVLASLRSVRNNFTVLTNVQCASNKRSPVSNQPPITRMCLPDESYQKLAVETMEELDWCLDQLETIQTYRSVSDMASNKFKRMLNRELTHLSEMSRSGNQVSEFISNTFLEKQNEMEIPSPTPKAREKKKKQLMTQISGVKKVSHGPSLNCGIARFGVKTDKEDLLSKELEDLNKWGLNIFTVSEYSNNRPLTCIMYAIFQERDLLKTFKIPADTFVMYMMTLEDHYHQDVSYHNSLHAADVAQSTHILLSTPALDAVFTDLEILAAIFAAAIHDVDHPGVSNQFLINTNSELALMYNDESVLENHHLAVGFKLLQEENCDIFQNLTKKQRQSLRKMVIDMVLATDMSKHMSLLADLKTMVETKKVTSSGVLLLDNYTDRIQVLRNMVHCADLSNPTKSLELYRQWTDRIMDEFFHQGDRERERGMEISPMCDKHTASVEKSQVGFIDYIVHPLWETWADLVHPDAQDILDTLEDNRNWYQSMIPQSPSPPFYQPDKEGNGGGSGPDKFQFELTLEEEDSEGTEKDEQSQEDEEEEAEDEDIADEMESSTTLIQIVTEDTSPVDT
- the LOC127654087 gene encoding cAMP-specific 3',5'-cyclic phosphodiesterase 4B-like isoform X3 — translated: MILRSPCHRGRVQFDFSEEVVKRLHTSTLSFDVENGPSASCSPLDTQASPGSGLVLHTNFPGHNQRRESFLYRSDSDYDLSPKSMSRNSSIASELHGDDLIVTPFAQVLASLRSVRNNFTVLTNVQCASNKRSPVSNQPPITRMCLPDESYQKLAVETMEELDWCLDQLETIQTYRSVSDMASNKFKRMLNRELTHLSEMSRSGNQVSEFISNTFLEKQNEMEIPSPTPKAREKKKKQLMTQISGVKKVSHGPSLNCGIARFGVKTDKEDLLSKELEDLNKWGLNIFTVSEYSNNRPLTCIMYAIFQERDLLKTFKIPADTFVMYMMTLEDHYHQDVSYHNSLHAADVAQSTHILLSTPALDAVFTDLEILAAIFAAAIHDVDHPGVSNQFLINTNSELALMYNDESVLENHHLAVGFKLLQEENCDIFQNLTKKQRQSLRKMVIDMVLATDMSKHMSLLADLKTMVETKKVTSSGVLLLDNYTDRIQVLRNMVHCADLSNPTKSLELYRQWTDRIMDEFFHQGDRERERGMEISPMCDKHTASVEKSQVGFIDYIVHPLWETWADLVHPDAQDILDTLEDNRNWYQSMIPQSPSPPFYQPDKEGNGGGSGPDKFQFELTLEEEDSEGTEKDEQSQEDEEEEAEDEDIADEMESSTTLIQIVTEDTSPVDT